Proteins from a single region of Pseudodesulfovibrio portus:
- the hisH gene encoding imidazole glycerol phosphate synthase subunit HisH yields MLAIFDYKAGNQTSVHRALEHLGIPNKITNDPVELDGASGIIFPGVGAAGQAMDELQSGGLDEVIKGLIWQKKPVLGICVGCQILLDYSEENDTKALEVIPGECRLFNPSWVDYENIPIRVPHMGWNQVELVKECELFDGIEPDADFYFVHSYFPHPKEEFIIGTTRYGIDFCSVHGRKGLWAVQFHPEKSGRPGLKMLQNFHKFCQETADAK; encoded by the coding sequence ATGCTCGCCATATTCGACTACAAGGCGGGGAACCAGACCAGCGTGCACAGAGCGCTGGAGCATCTGGGAATCCCCAACAAGATTACCAATGATCCCGTAGAACTGGATGGTGCATCGGGCATCATCTTTCCGGGCGTTGGTGCTGCAGGGCAAGCCATGGATGAATTGCAGTCCGGCGGTCTGGACGAGGTCATAAAGGGCCTCATCTGGCAGAAAAAGCCGGTGCTCGGCATCTGTGTCGGCTGCCAGATCCTCCTGGACTACTCCGAGGAGAACGACACCAAGGCCTTGGAAGTCATCCCCGGTGAATGTCGGCTCTTCAACCCGTCCTGGGTGGATTACGAGAACATCCCCATTCGCGTGCCCCACATGGGCTGGAACCAGGTCGAACTGGTCAAGGAGTGCGAATTGTTCGACGGCATAGAGCCCGACGCGGACTTCTATTTCGTGCACAGTTACTTTCCCCACCCCAAGGAAGAATTCATCATCGGAACGACCCGCTACGGCATCGACTTCTGCTCCGTCCACGGTCGCAAGGGATTGTGGGCCGTCCAGTTCCACCCCGAAAAATCCGGTCGCCCCGGCCTGAAGATGCTCCAGAACTTCCACAAATTCTGTCAGGAGACCGCCGATGCTAAGTAA
- the dnaJ gene encoding molecular chaperone DnaJ, with the protein MSKRDYYEILGVDRSASQDEIKSAYRKMAFKFHPDRNQDDPDAESKFKEAAEAYEVLGNDEKRQTYDRFGHEGMGGNGFSGFSSNEDIFGAFSDIFGEVFGFSAGGRGGNRPRAGSDLRYNLEISFREAAKGAEVSIQIPVEVACDTCSGTGAAPGTQPQTCPHCGGAGTIQQAQGFFRISVTCPQCRGAGTLITDPCDECLGRGSVIKDKDLSVRIPAGVDNNSRLRLRGEGEAGINGGPPGDLYVVIRVAPDDVFERQGQNLIISREISMVEAAIGHRLEVPTLDDPVNLDIPAGTQSGEVFRLRELGLPHLGSSHHGDLLIEIKVKTPTRLTDRQKELLTEFSEIEQEEAGKFKNKAKDFFKKAKDKVMGE; encoded by the coding sequence ATGTCCAAACGCGATTATTACGAGATTCTGGGAGTGGACAGGTCCGCATCCCAGGATGAGATCAAGTCGGCGTACCGCAAAATGGCCTTCAAGTTTCATCCGGACCGGAACCAGGATGATCCGGACGCCGAGTCCAAGTTCAAGGAGGCCGCCGAGGCCTACGAAGTCCTCGGCAACGACGAGAAACGGCAGACCTACGACCGCTTCGGCCATGAAGGCATGGGCGGCAACGGTTTCTCCGGTTTTTCCAGCAACGAGGACATTTTCGGCGCCTTCAGCGACATTTTCGGCGAGGTCTTCGGTTTTTCCGCGGGCGGTCGCGGCGGGAACCGTCCCCGGGCGGGTTCCGATCTCAGGTACAATCTTGAGATATCCTTTCGCGAGGCGGCCAAGGGCGCCGAGGTTTCCATCCAGATTCCCGTCGAAGTGGCCTGCGACACATGCAGCGGCACCGGTGCCGCGCCCGGTACCCAGCCCCAGACCTGCCCGCACTGCGGCGGGGCCGGCACCATTCAGCAGGCGCAGGGATTTTTCCGTATTTCCGTGACCTGTCCCCAGTGCCGGGGAGCGGGCACGTTGATCACCGACCCCTGCGACGAGTGTCTGGGGCGCGGTTCGGTCATCAAGGACAAGGACCTCAGCGTCCGCATTCCGGCGGGTGTGGACAACAATTCCCGCCTGCGGTTGCGCGGCGAGGGCGAAGCCGGCATCAACGGCGGTCCTCCGGGCGATCTCTACGTGGTCATCCGCGTGGCCCCGGACGATGTCTTCGAACGCCAGGGGCAGAACCTGATCATCAGCCGGGAGATATCCATGGTCGAGGCCGCAATCGGCCATCGGCTGGAAGTCCCCACCCTGGATGATCCGGTCAATCTGGATATCCCGGCAGGGACCCAGTCCGGCGAGGTTTTTCGCCTGCGCGAACTGGGACTGCCCCACCTGGGCAGTTCCCATCACGGCGATCTCCTGATCGAGATCAAGGTCAAGACGCCCACCCGGCTGACCGATCGTCAGAAGGAGCTCCTCACGGAGTTCTCCGAGATCGAGCAGGAAGAGGCGGGCAAGTTCAAGAACAAGGCCAAGGACTTCTTCAAGAAGGCCAAGGACAAGGTGATGGGAGAGTGA
- the fliR gene encoding flagellar biosynthetic protein FliR gives MDLFGFNPSDLLSFYLTFFRVSIVLFLMPFFGGNSIPVVIKAALALVLSLALWPQLSFPGELMPTGWNIALMIIGEFILGIILSMIVNFLFAAVQLGGQIIGFQMGFAMVNVVDPITGTSNAVTAHFLYMCTMLTFLVLNGHLYLIQAMATSFQHIPPGGLFINSNLATHFFQFSGIMFTLAVRIAAPIMAALFLVDLALALISRVAPQMHVLVLGFPIKITVGFFFLGFIFTIMSLYVTDFLRELGPLYERILILASPKSP, from the coding sequence ATGGACTTGTTCGGATTCAACCCATCTGATCTTCTCAGCTTCTATCTGACGTTTTTTCGCGTCAGCATAGTGCTGTTTCTGATGCCGTTTTTCGGAGGCAATTCCATTCCCGTCGTGATAAAGGCCGCGCTGGCTCTCGTCCTGTCGCTGGCCCTCTGGCCCCAGCTTTCCTTCCCCGGCGAACTGATGCCCACGGGCTGGAACATCGCGCTCATGATCATCGGCGAATTCATCCTCGGCATCATCCTCTCCATGATCGTCAATTTTCTGTTCGCGGCCGTGCAGCTCGGCGGCCAGATCATCGGCTTCCAGATGGGATTCGCCATGGTCAACGTGGTGGACCCCATAACCGGCACCAGCAACGCGGTCACCGCCCACTTCCTGTACATGTGCACGATGCTGACCTTCCTGGTCCTCAATGGGCATCTCTACCTCATCCAGGCCATGGCAACGAGTTTCCAGCACATTCCCCCCGGGGGCCTGTTCATCAACAGCAACCTGGCCACCCACTTCTTCCAATTCTCGGGAATAATGTTCACCCTGGCCGTGCGCATAGCGGCCCCGATCATGGCCGCGCTGTTCCTCGTGGACCTCGCCCTTGCCCTGATATCCCGGGTTGCTCCGCAAATGCACGTCCTGGTTCTCGGCTTCCCCATCAAGATCACCGTGGGATTCTTCTTTCTCGGCTTCATCTTCACCATCATGTCCCTCTATGTGACCGACTTCCTGCGCGAACTCGGCCCGCTGTATGAACGAATCCTGATTCTGGCATCACCGAAATCCCCGTAA
- a CDS encoding CoA-binding protein, which produces MLIDLKELAPLLREVKTIAVIGAVDKPGRPVDTVGRALMDMGFEVIPVHPKRTDVWGLTTYPSVTDIPVPVDLVDVFRAPQFCAAHAREVLDMAPLPKIFWMQQGITSPEARDILADSGITLVEDRCTKIEFRAMGIHR; this is translated from the coding sequence ATGCTGATCGATCTGAAAGAGCTAGCCCCGCTGCTGCGCGAGGTCAAGACCATAGCCGTCATCGGTGCCGTGGACAAACCGGGACGCCCGGTGGACACCGTGGGCCGGGCCCTCATGGACATGGGCTTTGAAGTCATACCCGTCCACCCCAAGCGCACGGACGTCTGGGGATTGACCACCTACCCTTCCGTGACCGACATCCCGGTTCCCGTGGACCTGGTGGACGTATTCCGCGCACCGCAATTCTGCGCCGCCCACGCCCGTGAAGTCCTGGACATGGCCCCCCTGCCCAAGATCTTCTGGATGCAGCAGGGCATCACCAGCCCCGAGGCACGAGATATCCTGGCCGACTCGGGCATCACCTTGGTCGAGGACAGATGCACCAAAATAGAATTTCGGGCCATGGGGATTCATCGATGA
- a CDS encoding M24 family metallopeptidase, protein MFEATSRIPDQELVRRRDSVRAHLQTVAPEAGGILVFSRLNIYYLTGTYGQGVLWLPVSGRPVLLIRKGVNRARLEAGIEHIHPFKSYLELAGLCADAGSPFTPTIAAVMSGLTWQLGNMLAAKLKEHTIVPGDHAVALAKMVKSEYELDILRRCGAKHHRCLYDVLPTRIKPGMNEREISHLAWQTFFEEGHMGILRMQAHGEECFLGHVAAGDSGNYPSGFNGPLGLRGEHPASAFMGNENKVWQPGEPLMLDIGFQIEGYHTDKTQGYFAGPESAKTDEIRRAHDFCISLQDWMCATAKPGVTPEELYVHCVEEARKQGFAEGFMGLDENRVPFVGHGIGLTIDEFPPIAKGFTQPLEQGMVMAFEPKQSIRGVAMVGVENTFEITADGCRCISGDKYDMVPVE, encoded by the coding sequence ATGTTCGAAGCCACTTCCCGTATCCCCGACCAAGAACTCGTGCGCCGCCGGGACAGCGTGCGCGCCCATCTGCAAACCGTGGCCCCGGAAGCGGGCGGCATCCTCGTGTTTTCCCGGTTGAACATCTACTACCTGACCGGCACCTACGGCCAGGGCGTGCTCTGGCTGCCCGTGTCCGGCCGGCCCGTGCTGCTCATCCGCAAGGGCGTCAACAGGGCGCGGCTGGAAGCGGGGATCGAGCACATTCATCCCTTCAAGTCCTATTTGGAGTTGGCCGGGCTGTGCGCCGACGCCGGCAGCCCGTTTACGCCGACCATCGCCGCAGTCATGTCCGGGCTGACCTGGCAGCTGGGGAACATGCTGGCCGCCAAGCTCAAGGAGCACACAATCGTTCCCGGCGATCACGCCGTGGCGCTCGCCAAGATGGTCAAGTCGGAATACGAGCTGGACATCCTGCGCCGATGCGGGGCCAAGCACCACCGCTGCCTGTATGATGTCCTGCCTACCCGCATCAAGCCGGGAATGAACGAGCGCGAGATTTCGCATCTGGCCTGGCAAACGTTTTTCGAGGAGGGGCACATGGGCATCCTGCGCATGCAGGCCCACGGTGAGGAATGCTTCCTGGGGCACGTGGCCGCAGGTGATTCAGGCAACTACCCCAGCGGTTTCAACGGGCCGCTCGGCCTGCGCGGCGAGCACCCCGCCTCGGCCTTCATGGGCAATGAGAACAAGGTCTGGCAACCGGGCGAACCGCTCATGCTCGACATCGGGTTTCAGATCGAGGGCTATCATACGGACAAGACGCAGGGTTATTTTGCGGGGCCGGAGTCTGCCAAGACCGACGAGATCCGCAGGGCGCACGACTTCTGCATCAGTCTGCAGGACTGGATGTGCGCCACGGCAAAGCCCGGCGTCACGCCCGAAGAGTTGTATGTCCACTGCGTCGAGGAGGCGCGGAAGCAGGGCTTTGCCGAAGGATTCATGGGGCTCGACGAGAACCGGGTCCCGTTCGTGGGCCACGGCATCGGCCTGACCATCGACGAGTTCCCGCCCATTGCCAAGGGGTTCACGCAACCGCTGGAGCAGGGCATGGTCATGGCCTTCGAGCCCAAGCAGTCCATCCGGGGCGTGGCCATGGTGGGCGTGGAGAACACCTTTGAGATCACCGCTGACGGTTGCCGGTGCATCTCCGGCGACAAGTACGACATGGTGCCGGTGGAATAG
- a CDS encoding tRNA lysidine(34) synthetase codes for MASWGKLTFAQKKCVSATGKLMQQTEMVSHGSRIGLAISGGVDSFLMLKVMLIRQAIMPFPVELMVLHVNPGFDPDSHLALADWCAANGVSAHMELTDYGPRAHTDENRSNSPCFFCAMQRRKRLFELCREYGLTHLAFGHNADDNVVTFFMNMLQNGRADGLSVNESFFNGNLRVIRPTMLLDKKIVIKAARQWELPVWENICPSNGSTKRDDIHDWLRSMWRHDRRIKNNVFNAVTRQQVNLTSKKV; via the coding sequence ATGGCATCCTGGGGTAAACTGACCTTCGCGCAGAAGAAGTGCGTATCGGCCACCGGAAAGCTCATGCAGCAGACCGAGATGGTGTCGCACGGCTCCCGGATCGGCCTGGCCATTTCGGGGGGCGTCGATTCCTTCCTCATGCTCAAGGTCATGCTCATTCGGCAGGCCATCATGCCCTTCCCCGTTGAACTGATGGTGCTGCACGTCAATCCGGGATTCGATCCCGACTCGCACCTGGCGCTGGCGGACTGGTGCGCGGCCAACGGAGTGAGCGCCCACATGGAGCTGACCGATTACGGCCCAAGGGCGCACACCGATGAGAATCGGTCAAACTCCCCCTGCTTCTTCTGCGCCATGCAACGCAGGAAAAGGCTCTTCGAGCTGTGCCGCGAATACGGCCTGACCCACCTCGCCTTCGGCCACAACGCCGACGACAACGTGGTCACCTTCTTCATGAACATGCTGCAAAACGGTCGCGCCGACGGATTGTCCGTCAACGAATCCTTTTTCAACGGCAATCTCCGCGTCATTCGCCCGACCATGCTCCTGGACAAAAAGATCGTCATCAAGGCGGCCAGGCAATGGGAATTGCCCGTCTGGGAAAACATCTGCCCGTCCAACGGCTCCACGAAACGAGACGACATACACGACTGGCTGCGTTCAATGTGGCGGCACGACAGACGCATCAAAAACAACGTGTTTAATGCAGTGACTCGGCAACAGGTTAACTTGACAAGTAAAAAAGTCTAG
- the rpoZ gene encoding DNA-directed RNA polymerase subunit omega — MARITVEDCLEKVSNRFLITQMGIKRVKQYREGYEPLVESKNKEVVSALREIAAGKVVPEASIPEADVLVDTPEEA, encoded by the coding sequence ATGGCACGGATCACTGTTGAAGATTGCCTGGAAAAAGTCAGCAACCGTTTTCTCATCACCCAGATGGGCATCAAGCGCGTCAAGCAATACCGTGAGGGTTACGAGCCCCTGGTGGAGTCCAAGAACAAGGAAGTGGTCAGCGCCCTTCGTGAGATCGCCGCAGGCAAGGTCGTTCCCGAGGCATCCATTCCTGAAGCCGACGTCCTCGTCGACACCCCCGAGGAAGCCTAG
- a CDS encoding YkgJ family cysteine cluster protein → MTETAFECRMCGHCCQGEGGIVMTAKDRKRLAGFLNISEEELVAKYAHTRGGKIHLNVGDDLFCIFYKEGCGVHPGRPDVCRAWPYFRGNLVDETSWEMIQDYCPGVNPEAGHAEFVRQGREYLHKEDLLRYDPETSPNALISDE, encoded by the coding sequence ATGACCGAGACAGCCTTCGAATGCCGCATGTGCGGCCACTGCTGCCAGGGTGAAGGCGGCATCGTCATGACCGCCAAGGACAGGAAACGCCTGGCCGGGTTCCTGAACATCAGCGAAGAGGAACTGGTCGCGAAATACGCCCACACGCGCGGCGGCAAGATCCACCTCAACGTGGGCGACGACCTGTTCTGCATTTTCTACAAGGAAGGCTGCGGCGTCCACCCCGGCCGTCCCGACGTGTGCCGCGCCTGGCCCTATTTCCGGGGCAACCTCGTGGACGAGACGAGTTGGGAGATGATCCAGGACTACTGTCCGGGCGTCAATCCGGAAGCCGGACACGCCGAGTTCGTGCGCCAGGGCCGGGAGTATTTGCACAAGGAAGACCTTTTGCGCTATGATCCCGAAACTTCTCCCAATGCACTGATTTCGGACGAATAG
- the hisF gene encoding imidazole glycerol phosphate synthase subunit HisF codes for MLSKRVIPCLDVRNGRLTKGIKFEGNVDIGDPVETARRYYEEGADEIVFYDITASHEARGIFLDVVEKVASEIFIPFSVGGGINSVDDMRDVLVAGAEKVSVNSGAVKNPDIISEGAERFGSQCVVLGMDVKRVKKSEDIPSGFEIVIHGGRKYMGLDAIEWAKTGEALGAGEICLNSIDADGVKTGYDLELTRLVAEAVTIPVIASGGAGNPQHMVDAVTEGRASAALIASIVHYGEYTIPEIKKYMAEQGVQIRTVW; via the coding sequence ATGCTAAGTAAACGAGTCATCCCCTGCCTCGACGTGCGCAACGGACGGCTGACCAAGGGCATCAAGTTCGAGGGCAACGTGGACATAGGCGACCCGGTGGAGACGGCCAGGCGCTACTACGAGGAAGGCGCGGACGAAATCGTCTTCTACGACATCACCGCCTCCCATGAGGCCCGAGGCATCTTCCTGGACGTGGTGGAAAAGGTCGCCTCCGAAATATTCATTCCCTTTTCCGTTGGCGGAGGCATCAACTCCGTGGACGACATGCGCGACGTGCTCGTTGCCGGGGCCGAAAAGGTCTCGGTCAACTCCGGAGCGGTCAAGAACCCCGACATCATCAGCGAAGGTGCGGAACGGTTCGGCTCCCAGTGCGTGGTGCTCGGCATGGACGTCAAACGGGTCAAAAAATCCGAGGACATCCCTTCGGGCTTCGAAATCGTCATCCACGGCGGACGCAAATACATGGGACTGGACGCCATCGAGTGGGCCAAGACCGGCGAAGCGCTCGGCGCAGGCGAAATCTGCCTCAACTCCATCGACGCCGACGGCGTCAAGACCGGCTACGACCTGGAACTGACCCGACTGGTGGCCGAAGCCGTGACCATCCCGGTCATCGCATCGGGCGGCGCAGGCAATCCCCAACACATGGTGGACGCCGTCACCGAAGGTAGGGCCTCCGCAGCGCTCATCGCCTCCATCGTCCACTACGGGGAATACACCATCCCGGAAATCAAGAAGTACATGGCCGAACAAGGCGTGCAGATAAGAACCGTCTGGTAA
- a CDS encoding DUF4340 domain-containing protein yields MRRIVCIVAVLFLAGLAGGVYLYDTYSDTRVETSRWLSSSLDNVVSVHVLSPEGSYSLFAKGDTWKADVPGASWNVRAHVKPNRVREYISYLADLTPDKYIADVDQDGPESYGLNDPKFKVILNFTGKTDGQLVIKFTVGETGRVFGWNSRNPGMVYEFDGKTLERLALPALHFLDDYIFRFDEELVDRVQLVQPFGSSWLVEKGESGFIFKLPGYLKGKQASGSDLKLYVHSLALIRAKQLILEPVVIDKEMPTLTVRVWGKGGKNHSVEFFPYEDSPDVFMGVSSWLTMPFLVDAQSVAQMVKSAFDIQSRTVMALDIGTVDRVVIDHGEARFTVERSDTGWRLRGTENDIPGIDMSLWRITNLKFEALPLNNLSKTAVALMHCRLLDADGKLLKAMTFYADPELPQGQCWMKSEDGMYYPVSSRLLKDLQGMFPAIRSNKRQ; encoded by the coding sequence TTGAGACGGATCGTGTGTATTGTAGCCGTGCTGTTTCTCGCCGGACTGGCCGGGGGCGTTTACCTGTACGACACGTATTCCGACACTCGGGTGGAGACATCCAGATGGTTGTCCAGCTCCCTGGACAATGTGGTTTCGGTCCACGTTCTTTCGCCCGAAGGCTCCTACAGCCTTTTTGCCAAAGGCGACACATGGAAAGCGGATGTGCCCGGAGCGTCATGGAACGTCAGGGCGCACGTCAAACCGAACAGGGTCAGGGAGTACATATCCTATCTGGCGGACCTGACGCCCGACAAGTACATTGCCGACGTGGACCAGGACGGGCCGGAGAGTTACGGATTGAATGATCCGAAATTCAAGGTCATCCTCAATTTCACGGGAAAGACCGACGGGCAGTTGGTCATCAAGTTCACGGTCGGGGAGACCGGCCGTGTGTTCGGCTGGAATTCCCGGAATCCGGGGATGGTCTACGAGTTCGACGGCAAGACGCTTGAACGGCTGGCTCTGCCCGCCCTGCATTTCCTGGACGATTATATTTTCCGGTTCGACGAGGAGTTGGTGGACAGGGTCCAGCTCGTCCAGCCGTTCGGGTCCAGTTGGCTGGTGGAGAAAGGGGAGTCCGGGTTCATTTTCAAACTGCCTGGCTACCTCAAGGGCAAGCAGGCATCGGGCTCCGACCTGAAGCTGTATGTTCACAGCCTGGCGTTGATCAGGGCCAAGCAGCTCATTCTGGAGCCCGTGGTCATCGACAAGGAGATGCCGACCCTGACGGTCAGGGTGTGGGGCAAGGGGGGCAAGAACCATTCGGTTGAGTTCTTTCCCTACGAAGACTCGCCGGACGTGTTCATGGGGGTGTCCTCCTGGCTGACCATGCCTTTCCTGGTGGATGCCCAGAGCGTGGCCCAGATGGTCAAGAGCGCTTTCGACATCCAGAGCAGGACCGTCATGGCCCTGGATATCGGCACAGTGGATCGCGTGGTCATCGACCATGGAGAGGCGAGATTCACGGTTGAAAGGAGCGACACGGGTTGGCGGTTGCGGGGGACGGAAAATGATATCCCCGGCATTGACATGTCGCTCTGGAGAATTACAAATTTAAAGTTTGAGGCGTTGCCTCTGAACAATCTGTCCAAGACGGCGGTCGCGCTCATGCACTGCAGGCTGTTGGATGCGGACGGGAAGCTCTTGAAGGCGATGACCTTTTATGCGGACCCGGAACTGCCGCAGGGACAATGCTGGATGAAGAGCGAGGACGGGATGTATTATCCCGTTTCAAGCCGTTTGCTCAAGGATTTGCAGGGCATGTTCCCGGCGATCCGGAGCAACAAGAGACAGTAA
- the moaC gene encoding cyclic pyranopterin monophosphate synthase MoaC, protein MADGFSHMDDDGNARMVDVSGKNDTKRTAIVRCLVRLAPKTLALLMENALPKGDVLTTAKIAGIQAAKRCADLIPMCHPLPISLVEIRFSVNEADSTIEVECEVRTTYKTGVEMEALIGVQTAAATIYDMCKAVQKDIVIDHCRLVYKSGGKSGTFRAE, encoded by the coding sequence GTGGCTGACGGTTTTTCTCACATGGATGACGACGGCAACGCCCGCATGGTGGACGTGTCCGGCAAGAACGACACGAAGCGCACGGCCATTGTCCGATGTCTCGTTCGTCTGGCCCCGAAGACACTGGCTCTGCTCATGGAGAACGCCCTGCCCAAGGGGGACGTCCTGACCACGGCCAAGATTGCGGGCATCCAGGCTGCCAAGCGGTGCGCCGACCTCATTCCCATGTGCCATCCGCTGCCCATTTCCCTTGTTGAGATTCGTTTTTCCGTGAACGAAGCCGATTCGACCATCGAAGTCGAATGCGAGGTCCGCACCACCTACAAGACCGGCGTGGAGATGGAGGCCCTCATAGGCGTTCAGACTGCCGCTGCCACCATTTACGATATGTGCAAGGCCGTGCAGAAGGATATCGTCATCGACCACTGTCGACTGGTCTACAAGTCCGGCGGCAAGTCCGGCACGTTCCGCGCCGAGTAG
- a CDS encoding M23 family metallopeptidase — MLFRKYHIVVFKDKQGSCKKFQLRGWFIVTLFLLTVSMAAGNVILWNKYAQHSRVEQGLNIAEKTVQEQKTQLLSLSQKISSLQKNLGRIRDFDSKLRVMINLDQDGSQAAAPKGGPANENFSKGYLPLYRQELLARKMHEFLRQLNVEARLEEVRQQEIMHTLRNNQNILEATPSIWPTSGWVTSGFAWRTSPFTGKREFHKGIDISAPRGTPIYAPARGSVTFSGRDGSYGLSIRLKHNSSLSTRFAHLHRIAIKSGQMVTRGELIGYVGNTGRSTGPHLHYEVRLNGVPVNPKRYILN, encoded by the coding sequence ATGCTTTTCAGAAAATACCATATAGTTGTCTTCAAAGACAAACAGGGTTCCTGTAAAAAATTCCAGCTTCGTGGGTGGTTTATCGTCACGCTTTTCCTGCTGACGGTGTCCATGGCCGCCGGAAACGTCATACTGTGGAACAAATACGCACAACACAGCCGTGTCGAACAGGGCCTGAACATCGCCGAAAAAACCGTTCAGGAACAAAAAACCCAACTCCTGAGTCTTTCCCAGAAAATTTCCTCCCTCCAAAAGAATCTAGGCCGCATCCGCGATTTTGATTCCAAGCTTCGGGTCATGATCAATCTCGACCAGGACGGCAGCCAGGCTGCAGCCCCCAAGGGCGGCCCCGCCAACGAGAATTTTTCCAAGGGCTACCTGCCCCTGTACCGCCAGGAGCTCCTGGCCAGAAAGATGCACGAGTTCCTGCGCCAGCTGAACGTCGAGGCCCGCCTCGAAGAGGTCCGCCAGCAGGAGATCATGCACACCCTGCGCAACAACCAGAACATTCTCGAAGCCACCCCGTCCATCTGGCCCACGTCCGGCTGGGTGACTTCCGGCTTCGCCTGGAGGACCTCGCCCTTCACCGGCAAGCGCGAGTTCCACAAGGGCATCGACATTTCCGCCCCTAGGGGGACCCCCATCTACGCCCCGGCGCGGGGTTCCGTCACCTTCTCCGGTCGCGACGGCTCCTACGGCCTGAGCATCCGGCTGAAGCACAACTCCAGCCTGTCGACGCGCTTCGCCCACCTGCACCGCATCGCCATCAAGAGCGGCCAGATGGTGACCCGGGGCGAACTCATCGGCTACGTAGGCAACACCGGTCGCTCTACCGGCCCCCACCTGCACTACGAAGTCCGCTTGAACGGCGTGCCGGTCAATCCGAAGCGGTATATCCTCAACTAG
- a CDS encoding J domain-containing protein yields the protein MHLQECLTILKLGKGASLDDVKSAFRKLAFKYHPDLNDTPDAGEKFREINEAYVTAKGLLEAENGRRPTDEPEPEEPKTSRREGARAYARQQKSEPGKPKRARSSRAKNQKYYYKEEEVLNSILSDPFAKKVFEDIYSQIRKKQPGYKGPLELKKRNLNLSWGDKTFSFDFTGGIKGWLKSQMDYEQTVHFPSRHLMPGRKVRITVEQKFSGSPKTIEVTLPPDFVVGRPIRLKGLGRKLGPFTGDLLLRVLGK from the coding sequence ATGCATCTCCAGGAATGCCTCACCATACTCAAACTCGGCAAAGGTGCTTCCCTGGACGACGTCAAATCCGCCTTCCGCAAACTCGCCTTCAAATACCACCCCGATCTGAACGACACCCCGGATGCGGGTGAAAAATTCCGCGAGATAAACGAGGCCTACGTCACGGCCAAGGGGTTGCTCGAGGCGGAAAATGGACGGCGCCCGACCGACGAACCCGAACCGGAAGAACCCAAGACCAGCCGCCGCGAAGGCGCCCGCGCCTATGCCCGGCAGCAGAAGAGCGAACCGGGCAAGCCCAAACGTGCGCGCTCCAGCCGGGCCAAGAACCAGAAATACTACTACAAGGAAGAGGAAGTCCTCAATTCCATCCTAAGCGACCCGTTCGCCAAGAAAGTCTTCGAAGACATATACAGCCAGATCCGCAAGAAGCAGCCCGGCTACAAGGGACCGCTGGAGCTGAAGAAACGCAACCTCAACCTGAGTTGGGGCGACAAGACCTTCAGCTTCGACTTCACCGGGGGCATCAAGGGGTGGCTCAAGAGCCAGATGGACTATGAACAGACCGTCCACTTCCCCTCCCGCCACCTCATGCCCGGACGCAAGGTCCGCATCACCGTGGAGCAGAAATTCTCGGGCAGCCCCAAAACCATCGAGGTCACCCTGCCGCCCGACTTCGTGGTGGGACGTCCCATCCGACTGAAGGGCCTTGGCCGCAAACTCGGCCCCTTCACCGGCGACCTGCTCCTGCGCGTCCTCGGCAAGTAG